Proteins encoded within one genomic window of Mesobacillus subterraneus:
- a CDS encoding L-lactate dehydrogenase, with the protein MKNHVNRVVLVGTGFVGSSYAFAMVNQGVTEELVLVDLNKEKSEGDAMDLNHGMAFAPSQTKIWFGSYADCKDADLVVLCAGANQKPGETRLDLVEKNSRIFKSIVDEIMASGFDGIFLVATNPVDILTYAVWKYSGLPKERVIGSGTILDTARFRFLLGDYFKVDTRNVHAYIIGEHGDTELPVWSHADIGGKPIAKMMKDQEHFKHDDLEEIFTNVRDAAYHIIQRKGATYYGIAMGLVRLTKAILQDENSILTVSAQLNGEYGHEDIYIGVPAIVNRNGIREIVELSLDEDEQQKFDHSVGVLRKVMDSII; encoded by the coding sequence ATGAAAAATCATGTAAATCGTGTTGTCCTGGTTGGTACAGGCTTCGTTGGTTCAAGTTATGCATTTGCAATGGTCAATCAGGGAGTGACAGAAGAATTAGTGCTTGTTGACCTTAACAAGGAAAAGTCTGAAGGGGACGCGATGGATTTAAACCATGGAATGGCATTCGCTCCTTCCCAGACGAAAATATGGTTTGGCTCATATGCTGATTGCAAGGATGCAGACTTGGTAGTTCTTTGCGCAGGTGCCAATCAAAAACCAGGAGAAACAAGGCTTGATCTTGTGGAAAAAAACTCAAGAATTTTTAAGAGTATAGTTGATGAAATCATGGCAAGCGGTTTTGACGGCATTTTCCTTGTGGCAACAAACCCTGTTGACATTCTTACATATGCTGTATGGAAATACTCCGGTCTGCCAAAAGAACGTGTCATCGGTTCTGGGACGATTCTGGATACAGCAAGATTCCGATTCTTACTCGGAGACTATTTCAAAGTGGATACCAGGAATGTCCATGCCTATATCATTGGAGAACATGGCGATACAGAATTGCCTGTATGGAGTCATGCCGATATAGGCGGAAAGCCAATCGCAAAAATGATGAAAGATCAAGAGCATTTTAAGCATGATGATCTCGAAGAAATTTTCACAAATGTACGTGACGCTGCCTATCATATCATCCAGCGTAAAGGCGCTACCTATTATGGAATTGCCATGGGTCTAGTTCGCTTAACCAAAGCGATTCTTCAGGATGAAAACTCAATCTTGACTGTTTCAGCACAACTAAACGGCGAATATGGCCATGAAGATATCTATATAGGAGTGCCGGCTATCGTGAACCGCAACGGAATCCGGGAAATTGTTGAACTATCACTGGATGAAGATGAACAACAGAAGTTTGACCATTCTGTGGGAGTATTGAGGAAAGTAATGGATTCAATCATATAA
- a CDS encoding rhomboid family intramembrane serine protease produces MNTLALYYLGTMVERLYGNLRFLFIYIFSGFAGVLASFIFSPNLSAGASGAIFGCFGALLYFGVAKPRLFWRTLGLNILVVLGINLAFGFTIPGIDNAGHIGGLVGGFASAGILHLPKKKRPLLQSAFLVVSVAAVFLSMQYSFSGKANLVDESSILMLAQQHIKAEEYEQANELLTDYRQLETLSSESLFMLSFTEIKLGQLEDAKNNLLKVIDMSPDFHEAYYNLALIYFDEKDLDNAQTFAKKAVELNPGEDSYRKTLEQINYFLEEAA; encoded by the coding sequence ATGAATACACTCGCTTTATACTACTTAGGGACGATGGTTGAACGACTTTACGGCAATTTGCGGTTTTTGTTTATATATATTTTCTCAGGTTTCGCCGGAGTCCTGGCAAGCTTCATCTTCAGTCCAAATCTTTCAGCAGGTGCGAGCGGCGCGATATTTGGTTGCTTTGGAGCTTTACTTTATTTTGGTGTCGCTAAACCAAGACTGTTTTGGAGGACATTGGGACTGAATATCCTTGTAGTGCTTGGAATCAACCTTGCTTTTGGCTTTACCATTCCTGGAATCGATAATGCTGGACATATAGGAGGTCTTGTCGGAGGATTTGCATCAGCAGGTATTCTCCATCTTCCTAAGAAGAAACGTCCACTGCTTCAATCAGCATTCCTGGTTGTATCAGTTGCTGCAGTTTTTTTATCCATGCAGTATAGTTTTAGCGGCAAAGCAAATTTAGTAGATGAAAGTTCAATATTGATGCTTGCACAACAGCATATAAAAGCGGAAGAGTACGAGCAGGCAAATGAACTGCTTACGGATTATCGCCAGTTAGAGACACTTTCATCGGAATCATTATTCATGCTTTCTTTTACTGAAATCAAGCTGGGTCAGCTTGAAGATGCTAAAAATAATCTTCTTAAGGTTATTGATATGTCTCCTGACTTCCATGAAGCCTATTACAATCTGGCATTGATTTATTTCGATGAAAAAGACCTTGATAATGCTCAAACATTTGCGAAAAAGGCGGTAGAGTTAAATCCTGGGGAGGATAGCTATCGAAAAACACTTGAACAGATTAATTATTTTCTTGAAGAAGCTGCTTGA
- a CDS encoding 5-formyltetrahydrofolate cyclo-ligase: protein MDAKKDLRKSITAKLGELSLPQYEDLSYQVAQQLFQTDEWIDASTIAVTVSRSPEVDTFQIIRQGWEQGKRIVVPKCEPKSRQLNFRTLKRFSELESVYYGLLEPIVSETKSVSADEIDLVVVPGLAFSRDGYRLGFGGGYYDRFLANYQGYTVSLAFKDQIVHEVPVENHDIPVRKIVSSEGVIIIGD from the coding sequence ATGGATGCAAAAAAAGACCTGAGAAAAAGTATAACAGCAAAACTAGGAGAGCTGAGCCTGCCACAATATGAAGACCTGAGCTATCAGGTTGCGCAACAGTTATTTCAAACGGATGAATGGATTGATGCTTCAACAATCGCAGTCACTGTTTCGAGATCTCCGGAAGTTGATACTTTCCAGATCATCAGACAAGGCTGGGAACAAGGGAAAAGGATTGTCGTCCCAAAATGCGAGCCAAAGTCCCGCCAATTAAACTTCAGGACATTGAAGAGGTTTTCCGAACTGGAATCAGTCTATTATGGTTTATTGGAGCCGATCGTTTCCGAAACGAAGTCAGTAAGCGCTGATGAAATAGACTTAGTGGTTGTGCCGGGACTCGCTTTTTCAAGAGACGGGTACAGGCTCGGGTTCGGGGGAGGATACTATGACCGTTTTCTGGCAAACTATCAAGGATATACGGTGTCCCTGGCGTTTAAAGACCAGATTGTTCATGAAGTCCCTGTTGAAAATCATGATATCCCGGTACGTAAAATAGTCAGCAGTGAAGGAGTCATCATCATTGGGGATTGA
- the rpmG gene encoding 50S ribosomal protein L33 has product MRVNITLACTECGERNYISKKNKRNNPDRLELKKYCSRDKRATTHRETK; this is encoded by the coding sequence ATGCGTGTAAATATTACATTAGCTTGCACAGAATGCGGAGAGCGCAACTATATTTCTAAAAAAAATAAGCGTAACAATCCAGATCGTCTTGAGCTTAAGAAATACTGCTCTAGAGATAAGCGCGCAACTACACATCGCGAAACAAAATAA
- a CDS encoding DUF92 domain-containing protein, with protein MGIDQLLVIGFIAIFSIASGFIKLLKPSGAFAAFLTGLLVWAGFGLKGLILMGVFFLTSSFLSRYKSKVKEQLGEIHEKGSARDWAKAQVAANGGTAAFAGLGNFLSPDPVWLLVLAISLASANADTWASELGVLSKQQPISIKSFKRVPRGTSGAISGFGTAASAAGSLLIALTALLLFGGDPVWVLFVFLFGLAGSLADTVLGAYFQAEFKCVHCNVLTEKLTHCSMPTKQVSGFNRMNNDAVNFVSCFTVAILGMSLYNML; from the coding sequence TTGGGGATTGACCAGCTCTTGGTAATTGGGTTTATTGCTATATTCTCGATAGCTTCAGGTTTTATTAAATTATTGAAACCATCGGGAGCATTTGCTGCTTTTTTAACCGGTTTGCTCGTATGGGCAGGATTCGGTTTGAAGGGACTTATCTTAATGGGAGTTTTCTTTCTAACCTCCAGCTTCCTGTCCAGGTATAAAAGTAAGGTGAAGGAACAACTGGGAGAAATACATGAAAAAGGCTCGGCAAGGGATTGGGCCAAGGCCCAAGTAGCTGCAAATGGTGGTACTGCAGCTTTTGCAGGCCTTGGTAATTTTCTGTCACCTGATCCGGTCTGGCTCCTTGTCCTTGCCATCTCCCTAGCCAGTGCCAATGCAGATACATGGGCATCAGAACTCGGTGTTTTAAGTAAACAGCAGCCAATATCGATCAAATCTTTTAAAAGGGTGCCACGAGGAACTTCGGGTGCGATTTCTGGTTTTGGTACGGCAGCTTCAGCAGCAGGTTCCTTATTGATTGCTTTAACCGCTTTATTACTTTTCGGCGGAGATCCTGTTTGGGTGTTATTCGTGTTTTTGTTCGGGCTGGCAGGGTCGTTGGCAGACACCGTGCTTGGTGCCTATTTTCAAGCTGAATTCAAATGCGTTCACTGCAATGTTCTTACTGAAAAATTAACCCATTGCTCCATGCCAACTAAGCAGGTTTCAGGCTTTAACAGAATGAACAACGACGCCGTGAATTTTGTCTCATGTTTTACAGTGGCTATACTGGGAATGTCATTATATAATATGCTTTAA